TCTCATTAAGAAAGCGAAGGACCAGATGAATCATGTATGGACGGCAGAAGCAACAGAAAACTCAACTTACTTATTAAGTTTTGATTCTCTAAAATGTTCTCACCTGAAAAGTGCTGCTACTGCTGTTCAAACCTGGGCAAAGACCTCTAGCATGGttcatattttcaaatttttgataatttctaATTATCATGAACTGATTTGTGCTATTTATTAGTTATGTTCTACTTTAACTTTCTGCAGATTGTTGATAAACTTAAGGCAAAAATTCTATTTATTGTTGGAAATCGTAAAGGCTAACTGACCTGCAAGTAAGTCTTTTGTTCGAGACGTTTTTCTATCTACTGTTGGCTGTACCTGCTTTACAGGTTATTAAAACACTTGCGCCAGTAATTACTATATGATTGTGTTGTGATATTGCAATAACAAATTGATGAATTCAGATTTATACTATTGTGAAAATATTACCTTACTTTTCCGAGTACTATTCTTATTTTTGGACTGAAATATACTGATAATTCCTGTCTAATGTTCTTAGCCCAAACATAGCATGCGGAGAGTTCATCTTGGCCGTAGATATTGACGAGCACGTGAAACGAAGGCGTGGAGTGTTAATAGTAGCAGCTGCCACAATCTCTTCCAATCAAATGCTTGATCAACATAATTATCAGTACTAAAACTGTTTGCAGCAGCATCACCTTGTAATTCTTGTAGTCCCTACGATTGCGACGTTCTTATTTCAGGTATACGCTTCACATCTGAGGTTTCAGAAGCTGAGGTTTTGGGACATGTACATAATGCAAGGTGTTCCTGGAGGCACCTTTATCAATTTGGATTTTCGAACCATATATGACCAACTTCATCGCGAACCATGCAACTGCCGCAATAGAGTGATGGTTTTGACACATTTTGAGCAAAATGGTTCGGCAGGCCTTTCCTATGCACTATTTGTGAGGAAGACTGAGAGAATGTAATCAATTTAGGAGTTGGTGAATTGTGCAACTGATGAACCACAAATCTTCAAAATATAGAAACTGCGCCATCAAAGTATGTAAATATTATATTCACATAAAGTTAGTTTCAGGTTTTTGAATGTTGTATAGTGTTGTTTTTTTGCTAAATCTAAAAGatccatttttttttgtaatatatgAGAATGAAGTTAAATGTCAGAACTTTAAGGATAAAGTGTTTGATTCTGAAAGTAAAGAATCAAGGTGTACAAATGTTTTTTCATTGCTCCTTTTAGAAGTTATTTTCACGAAACATCTGTTGTGACAATCAGGTTCTTAGGCATAAAATTATGCTACAGATCAGTGTGTGCAGTGAGTTTTAGTAGGGGCATAAAAGTGTTACTTCTTTATAGCAGCTGTTGGTTTTGCATGTTCAGTACTTGAGCATTCTCCATGCCAAGTGTTGCTTGTTTGGTGATATTCCTGTTACTGTGAAACAAAGGCACACTTATTGATAAAGAAAGACTTGCAGGATTTGATCAGATTAAAGGTGTGCAAAACTCGAACCGGACCGTAAAATCAAACCGAGTCCTACCCAAATTGTATTAATGATTTGGTAATTTCAAGAATatggtttggttcagtttgtaCTTATTGAAAGTTCAATTTTGGTTTATTTGTTTGGTTTGATCATTTTGAAAACTGAAATAACCGAAAAATTgaataagtaaataaaatttctaattataaaaaaaaatcttttttttaatttaaatacatttaCAGTATATTATTTGATATAGAATTGTTGTTACataataaattcttttttttgttttttaaatatgataacctttatatataatgaatatactttaatatttaattatggaattttgattaaaaattatttatggaTATGaatgaattattaattttaaaaaattaaaattaattagaatctTTAATTAAGTCTTTATTCCTTGATTATAGCTAATAACtcattgaaaaaataaataatttttttggtttttaactGAACTGAATTAAAAGGTTCGGTGCAGTTTAATGTGGTCTGAATCTATAGTTCGATTCGGTTTAGAAATTTGACAAATTTCAGGTGGTCGGTTTTAGCTGATGCCGAACCAAACCACAGGAACCATTGCACATGCCCAGTTTTGGTCAAATATCCagtaatttttaatatgaaCTCAGTTTGCCATGCAGTCTGATACGTGattgtttaattaaaatcatcAACATAGTTACCAGTtgagtttatttatttaaaatagaattgaTGTGACTTCTATTTTAACGACTTTAATCCATAAATTggattaaaagaaattaaattattacttatatTTTCTCCATTCACAACGAGACAAAAAACCATTGGTTTTATAATCTGCTTCTTTCTTAACCCATTTCTTCCAAAATAGCTCACACAGAATGAAATTTTCTCCTGCAAAAGAAGAATCTCTTATGCAATATATTCTCCTATATCGTACGTAAATCTGATCACTTCAAGCATGCTATATATAATACACATATCTCAAGAACACAACATGCCAAGCAAACTACacattcaacaaaaaaaatgggGGATGAAAAGAAGAGGAAGCAGATCAAAGGGTGCATCAAGAACAGCAGAGGGCCTTGGATTGTTCATAGAAGCACCAAAAATGGCGGCATTGTAACGAAATACAGACATCCCAGTGAGAGGGAGAGGGAAAATAACAGGCAAAGGGAACGGAGAAGACGAGCTGTTGCTAGGAAGATTTTTCAAGGGCTTCGACAGAACGGAAACTATAAGCTGCCGAAGCATACTGACAGTAATGATTTACTTAAGGCTCTTTGTAATGAAGCTGGTTGGCATGTTGAAGAAGATGGCACCATTTCTAGAAAGGTTAGAATATCCTTTACTCCTTGTTTCTGTCTGCATGAAAAAAGGGTtgcaaaaaccaaaccaaaccgaagaatcaaactaaattgaaaaattcagtttggtgtggtttgatattatatattagtatacaaaaagatagaaattttgtaaatatttttaaaaagatagtATTGTTTAAAAAGAGAACTTTTCTGTAgtgtttttgtaaatattttctatttttcagATATTTATGTAAAAACCCCTTTAGATTTTCATTCCGTTTGCTTAGGAAGTAAAAAAGTTTCAGTTAAGTTTTGGGTACAAAGAGAACTAAAATACCTAAatgattcggttcggttttgaaaaaaataaaattttggtttaatACGAGTCGGATACACATTCTGTACTATATCAACATTTCGTTTTTGTATTCTAAAATACTTCTAAAATTCAAAAACTTTATTTTGTAAGGATATTTTAacaatagttattttaaaaaaaatagttattttaacgtttttcatttcataatttCTGTTTTCATTTTGAACAAGTCTGATTACcagatttttcttttcttttcttttcgcAGCAGGAGACTGTTTCCGGACTGCAACAATCGGTCGGTGCAACCACCGGTTATGCTCAGCCTGAAGATGGTGAGTGGTATAACAGCAAGATGGGTTCAAAAGTTGGGGCATCAACTTCATCACTTTCACACTGCCATGGAAATGGAGGACATGATCTTAAGCTCTCACTTTCACACTGCCATGTAAATGGAGGACATGACCTTAAGCTCTCACTGTCACTGTCAATTTCAAGTTTGTCTTGACAAAAGGAAATGAAGAATCAAACACAAAAacagaaatattaaaaaatagaatgtAAAGGATTATTCTGAAATTTCACTCTTTACACAAACAATGATGGAAAATCAAGCTTTATAATATGAAATATCAACATACAATGTAAAAGAACCCGAATTTAGGGTTCAATCCTATCAATTTCTCTATTGATGGTACACACTACAAAATTAGTACTGAAATTTGGAATTTTTCCTTCCCTAATTACTTGTTCACTACTGTATGAATCATTTCTTCCAACAAATTAACTCAAATGAATTCAATATGTCTGTATCGGTATTCGAAACTTCGATCTAAGATCTTTGAAGTGTGTTTTATATATCCCTTCAAAAAGAATGGAACAGTAATTCATTCCAAACATCAGGAACACCAGGTAAGCACCAATGTATGCAATCAGAGTAAGTCGTTGGCTTTGATAATTGTTCTGGGCTCAGTGTCTCCCAAAATTTTCGGTAGATAGAAGGGTGGCCATCTTTTCGATACTCTGATAGCTGCGTAACATTGAGAACAGTAACTCTTGAACCTAATTTTCTGAGGACCCTGTCTACCATCCGCATCGTAGGCAAGTCGGAACCACTTCCCCAGTAGCCTTCCCAATCAATTGGGGTCTTCTCACTAAAGCAATTTCCTTCACTTCCAGGCTCCCACTCCCGGCTCCTGaataacaaataattttataaaaacataagaGGCCCTTCTTATTGTTTTCacagaataaataaaaaaacccaCTGAAGCTTAGAAATCAAGAACTACAAGCTCAAGATAAAGTCCTGCAATCTTGTCTTATTAAACAGGTATCGAATAGGTAGAAAATAGATGCCTACATGGATGGATGTTAGGCTGAAAAGGCCTGTTACAGTTATTAAAATTTGTACTTGtgaaaaaatgttgaaataatTTCAAATGCTTGATGAAAGTGTTGACCAGAAGGAGAAAAGTTGCACTAAGAATGTGGGGTTTACAGCCAAGCAGCCAACTAAATCATTGGAATATGATTCGCAAATCCTCTTGCAATATGCATCCAATGGTAAATGCTGAAATAGAGAACCGCCGAATCATATTCTTTAGAcgaataggttataaatataaagttgtGGAGTTTCAGAAGCGTTTCcggataataaaaaaaatgttgaaacatAGAACTCAATAAGCTTCCCATGTTATATAGGTCTTCAATGTTAGTAGATGGCAGTGAAAACATATATGCAGATGGCCAAATAAGAACTCATTATAAGCAATTTGAATCAGCCCATTTATAACCATTCGTCTTCATCAACTTGTAAATGAATCAAATCTAGAAAACTAAGACACCCTAAGTCGTCTGCTAAAAGTTCAAATCAAACAGTCACTGACCTATAGTAAAATTAACTCTTATCGATGCAGTATTAATTTCCCAAACTCAGCCAATAACAAGTAATAGtccaaattatcaattaaaaaaatataacaagaacGCCTGTAATGGTCCTCTGTTAAAGTCTCAAGCCTATGTATTTAGGGTCCAAAAGCAAAACTAATATCTATCCTATAGAGGAAATGGTATATCTTAACAATGAGCACGGAAAAATAATCATAAACTCACCAGAGATGTGTTGGAGACATGGTAACAAAGAAGATCCGTTTCTCACTGAATTTAACTTTAGAAGCTACCCAGTCTGCCCAAGATCCCATGGCCATTTCCATAGCCCCTAATCCATCCAATTCTTCACAAACCCCATTTTCTTCACGACTCCATCTGCAGAAGTAATACCAAATCGGGTAATTCAACCGTGCATTACAACTCAGCATAAAATAAAACCCCCTAATATAAAAACGGATGGCGTAGTACTCACAACAACTTAACAGGGCCTTGTCTCCACCACAAGTAGGAGTTAAAAACTAGTATATCAGCATGCTCCCACTTTGCCGAATGCTTAAGAACAGAATCTGGACGCATTATTCGTTCGCTTAGTCTATGATTCACAGGATCGTCAGAATTAGAATCAACAAGAAGTGGAGCCCAAAGAAATTCTACAGTAGCATTATATTCCTGCAAATGACAGCAGCACAAAACACAAAAAGCAGTCTTAAAGAACAGCGAAGAGCAGAAACACACCACAAATGTATTTACTTTGTTTTCGGGCATAATGAGGTTTTATTCATTCTAATTGCTTTTGCTTACCTCCGCCCTGAAAATGGTAAGCTCAGCATTTGGTGACATAGATCTCTTATCTGCCGGAATCACAGACTGTAACAAACACACCATAGATATCCATTGTCCTCTATTCAGCGAATCGCCTACAAACATAAGTCGTTTCCCTCTCAACTTCTCCCACATTTCAGACACATTCCATCTATTGAACCAAATACGCAAAGCAAATACCGTAAATCAAACTCTCATCCACAGAAAAACTCAACATTCAACAACAACTATATTTATTCTCCAATAAACAATATGAAATCTACatacaaactctacaaaactTCAATCCATGCAGCCATACACATTGAATTCAAACTCTAAACAAGAAACAATACCTCTTCAAATTACAACCATGAGGCTGCCACCTCCAATACTGGTATCTCAAGTCAGATCTTCCATGCTTATGACAAGCCAATTGGTCCGACATATACGGGCAATCAGACTCATTATACAACGGATACGATGTATTATCAAACACCCATTTACCAGAAAACACATCACATTCCCCCACACTCTTCTTCAACCGATCAAACTTCAATCTTGGATCAACCCATTGAATTTTCTTACCACTGTACTCTTTAGTCGAGTTGCACCCAACAAACCTATCCAAAAACCCTGAAAACCAAGATAACAAAACACAAAAttcaagaacaaaaacaaagttCAAGAAAATAAAGGCCAAAACTTCAGTAATTTACCTGGAGATTTATTAGAATTTGTAGCAAGATTTGGTTGAATGTAAGTGATGGGTATTGGTTGTCGACGAGAGACGTGATCTGGGTGGTCGTGGATTCTTGGAATGGTGCTTTCATTGTAAAGAATTGAAAATCCGATGAAGACGAGTAAAACTAATGCTGCCAACTGAAAATGGGATCTTTTTCTGTTCCATCTCAGCATCATTATTGGGTTTTTCTTGAATTCTTGAACTCTACAGTTTAAATAGTTGCTGCTACTGATTAAGAAAGAAATTAAAGAATTGTTGAAGTGATGGAGACATTTTAAAGTGGAATTGCAATTCTATTTTAGTAGGACTAATAAGCAATAATTATCGTAATAATGAGGATTAGATTCTATATAAAGACTGGTTGACTTGTGTTTTCATTACGAGGTCTGGGACCgatgtaattaattttcttttttagaaAAGATTTTTGAGATTGTGTTCTTTAAATTTGAGATTAagactaattttttaaataaaaaacatttaaaattcgtaatataataatataatgtatttttttttcagaatgTGAATTTTTATTGAATGAGTTgtgaaaatacataaatttcttttttatcttATGGTTAGCGGGAGCTTGAAGAagttagtttatattaattCAGTCTCCTGCTATAGAGGAGCGGGTCGAACCCACTTCCTCAAAGTACATGTTAGAAATCTAACATCCTTATTTTAGCCAAATCTTATGTATGCaatttgaaacatttattaaataattgaatcgagtataaaaccaaaaaacaaaatttgatttgaaaatgtCTAACGATTTTTGATATTTGTATGTCATCTAAATCACTAGCTAAAGTCTCTTtcttaattctataaaaaatcttttctattttttcataaaattcagAAAAAATATAAGGTATCAAAGAAGATGACTCTGAggaattcttttataaaattaaagaaggAGATCTTAATTTCTTATCCAGATGGCTTTCAGAAATCAAAAATCATTCAACGTTTgtagtttagttttgttttctgATCTAATGTTcgatttagttttgttttctgATCTAATGTTCGATTACATGTGACTCTTCAATTAAATTAAGTGaaccattttaaaataaaatgatagttAATGCATATGTAGTCATTTTATAGGACTTTTTTTTTGACGAAGAAACTAAACAAACTAAAACACAACCAGCAGCAAACTAACCAACACCTAAAAGGTCCTTATCTTTTCTCCACACATTCATCACTTCCCTGGAAATCTCTTCCAACCAAACATTCTCCTCCATAGGGTTTGCCAAAGCCACTAAACAGTGAGCCAACTGATTACCTTGTCTTGGTGAGAAGCTCCACCGAATATTTTTGAACCCTTTCGCCTCAGATAAAATGGTATTCAGCATATCCCCAACCTCAGTTATATATAGCTCAGCGTTTGCCAAACTATTAATAAGCTGCAAATTATCACTTTCAGCAATAACGGAGTCCAACCCGCACTCCTTCGCTGTTTTCAAAGCCCAAAGCAAGGCTTCACCTTCTGCTTCAATAATCGACAGCCCTTTATTCATAGTTTTATTACCTGCAATCAAGACCTCGCCATCGTTATCCCTGCCAACAAAACCCAAGCGCCAAGAATTCACCTTCGAAAATCCTGCGTCAGAATTTATTTTAATCCAACCATTATCGGGATTAATCCAGTAAGCAGCGACATCACCCCGAGTTTCCTTCTTCTCTTGGTTCACTTCCTGAAAGTCCAGTCGAATTCTGGAAGCCTGGGCAATGATAATATCCCACGGAATATCATTTCCGGAAAAACAAAGTTGATTCCTAGCAAACCACATCATCCAACAAGTTTTCCAAAATAATTCAATATGATCTTGGTCCAACTGCTTAAATAACATACTCGCCCAAGAAGCAAAATCACCATTCGGCATACACGTTGAATCAGACCAAGTTGACTTGCAAACCAAATACTCCTTGCCCAAGAACAGTCTTTGAATACATGATCTAGAGATTCATAATCCCCACACCTGGGGCACCTACCATCCCCAAGTTTAGTGCGGTGTTGAATTGCTCCCTTCGTAGGCAAGCTAAATCTGAGAGTTCTCCACACAAAGTGTTTGATCTTTGGAGGCAAATTGAGGgcccaaacgtttttccatggCATTACAAGGCCACCATTCTGTCCAGATGTTGCAGCCCCACTTCTTCCGTTCATCTCCAAATGATAAGCAGCTTTAACCGAGTAGAAACCTGTTTTTGAATAATTCCAGATTAGTCGATCAGGTTGAGTTGAACTTCTCCATGGCATGTTTTTTTATCCACTCTGCATTAGCTTCCTTGCAAGAATCATCCACCTTATCTCTGCCCCAATCCAGGCCATTTGGTAGTAATAAGTCCCTAACCTTCATAGTAGTGTCCACCAAGGAATGCTTAGGATACACATGAAACAAACCATCTCTTGGAATCCAAGGTTCATTGAACACACTAACATCAGCCCCGTTTCCAATCTTCCATCGGACTCCTCGTCTCAGTAACGGAATTGCACCATGAATGCTTCTCCACGTATAGCTTGCTCCCGGACTAAGTTTAGATTCAAGAAAGCTATGTCGAGGAAAATAGCGAGCTTTGAGCAATCTAGCAACTAGGGACCTCTCATCATGAAGCAACCGCCATCCTTGCTTGGCAAGCATAGCCAAATTAAAAGCCGTTATGTTTCGGAACCCCAAACCACCACAACTCTTtgttttacacatttttttccaTCCTACCCAGTGCATGCCTTTATTTTCAATTCCGTTTTTCCACCAAAAACTCGACATAAGACTTTGAATCTCCTGACAAATATTTTCAGGAAGTTTAAACACACCCATAGTGTACGTAGGGATTGCTTGAACAACCGATTTCAGCAGAATTTCCTTAGCCGCTCTTGAGAGGTGTTTCTCCTTCCACCCGCTCAGCTTTTTCCAAACTCTCTCGAgcaaaatattgaaaatttcGCGCTTGGATCTACCCACAAACGTTGGAAGCCCAAGGTAGCGGTCATGATGAACCACCGTACGAACACCCAAGTGTCTTGATATCCTTCTGCTGCTCTCTGCATCAATATTTCGGCTAAAAGAGATAGCCGTCTTCTCAAAATTTATCAACTGACCAGAGGCTGCCTCATAGCACTTAATAATGTTCTGAATTTCTGACGCTTCCTTCTCTGAAGCTCTAGCAAAAATAACAGAATCATCTGCAAAAAACAAATGCGAGATGGAAGGAGCAG
This region of Mercurialis annua linkage group LG1-X, ddMerAnnu1.2, whole genome shotgun sequence genomic DNA includes:
- the LOC126665927 gene encoding protein trichome birefringence-like 35, translating into MMLRWNRKRSHFQLAALVLLVFIGFSILYNESTIPRIHDHPDHVSRRQPIPITYIQPNLATNSNKSPGFLDRFVGCNSTKEYSGKKIQWVDPRLKFDRLKKSVGECDVFSGKWVFDNTSYPLYNESDCPYMSDQLACHKHGRSDLRYQYWRWQPHGCNLKRWNVSEMWEKLRGKRLMFVGDSLNRGQWISMVCLLQSVIPADKRSMSPNAELTIFRAEEYNATVEFLWAPLLVDSNSDDPVNHRLSERIMRPDSVLKHSAKWEHADILVFNSYLWWRQGPVKLLWSREENGVCEELDGLGAMEMAMGSWADWVASKVKFSEKRIFFVTMSPTHLWSREWEPGSEGNCFSEKTPIDWEGYWGSGSDLPTMRMVDRVLRKLGSRVTVLNVTQLSEYRKDGHPSIYRKFWETLSPEQLSKPTTYSDCIHWCLPGVPDVWNELLFHSF
- the LOC126687266 gene encoding uncharacterized protein LOC126687266 is translated as MNGRSGAATSGQNGGLVMPWKNVWALNLPPKIKHFVWRTLRFSLPTKGAIQHRTKLGDGRCPRCGDYESLDHVFKDCSWARSIWNQLCFSGNDIPWDIIIAQASRIRLDFQEVNQEKKETRGDVAAYWINPDNGWIKINSDAGFSKVNSWRLGFVGRDNDGEVLIAGNKTMNKGLSIIEAEGEALLWALKTAKECGLDSVIAESDNLQLINSLANAELYITEVGDMLNTILSEAKGFKNIRWSFSPRQGNQLAHCLVALANPMEENVWLEEISREVMNVWRKDKDLLGVG
- the LOC126665928 gene encoding BES1/BZR1 homolog protein 4-like; the protein is MGDEKKRKQIKGCIKNSRGPWIVHRSTKNGGIVTKYRHPSERERENNRQRERRRRAVARKIFQGLRQNGNYKLPKHTDSNDLLKALCNEAGWHVEEDGTISRKQETVSGLQQSVGATTGYAQPEDGEWYNSKMGSKVGASTSSLSHCHGNGGHDLKLSLSHCHVNGGHDLKLSLSLSISSLS